From Lolium perenne isolate Kyuss_39 chromosome 5, Kyuss_2.0, whole genome shotgun sequence, a single genomic window includes:
- the LOC127304058 gene encoding uncharacterized protein, translated as MAETKSKKVNRAYLQWTPEMDSALLAMLVEHHNRGDHAQNGWKPHVYNACIRHVKETCDVVINKDKIVARIKTFDKHYDIISKMLAQSGFGWDWDNNMVSVESDEVWARYVEANKDAAPYRNKEVKNWQAISTIYSKDHATGAGAKTGGECAQVGSSSVAQVEEDDEETPEAPKKRPRTADAIMSMVGELRCTFEDALKTTVALPPPKVTPPSEILAELKKIPTMEGTDLLVAYGKLTANERTFESLMALPMEMRKPWLLTLP; from the exons ATGGCTGAAACTAAATCTAAGAAAGTCAATAGGGCTTACCTTCAATGGACTCCTGAGATGGACTCTGCATTATTGGCCATGCTTGTTGAGCATCACAACAGGGGTGACCATGCACAAAATGGTTGGAAGCCACATGTGTACAATGCTTGCATAAGGCATGTGAAGGAGACATgtgacgttgtcatcaacaaggaTAAAATAGTAGCAAGAATTAAAACATTTGACAAGCATTATGATATCATAAGCAAGATGCTTGCTCAGAGTGGCTTTGGATGGGATTGGGACAATAACATGGTGAGTGTTGAAAGTGATGAAGTGTGGGCTCGATATGTGGAG GCAAACAAGGATGCAGCTCCCTACAGGAACAAGGAAGTGAAGAATTGGCAAGCTATCTCTACTATATATTCAAAAGACCATGCCACAGGTGCAGGTGCAAAGACGGGAGGTGAGTGTGCTCAGGTTGGATCCTCATCAGTTGCTCAAGTTGAGGAGGATGATGAAGAAACTCCCGAGGCGCCTAAGAAGAGGCCACGTACTGCTGATGCTATCATGAGCATGGTGGGAGAGCTGCGATGTACTTTTGAAGATGCGTTGAAGACAACTGTTGCACTTCCGCCACCAAAGGTGACTCCTCCATCTGAAATCCTTGCTGAACTAAAGAAGATACCAACTATGGAAGGTACTGATCTGTTGGTAGCTTATGGGAAGCTCACCGCCAATGAGCGCACGTTTGAATCACTCATGGCACTACCCATGGAGATGAGGAAGCCATGGCTCTTGACCTTGCCTTGA
- the LOC127301777 gene encoding probable potassium transporter 17 isoform X1, with product MPSTAAHLDLEAAGPPRPRGGGAAATPPPVGRETDVGNVRTNLFLAYKTLGVVFGGLVTSPLYVYPSMNLSSPTEGDYLGIYSIMFWTLTLIGVVKYVGIALNADDHGEGGTFAMYSLLCRHADIGILPSKRVYSVEEPLLHDQSTIARRPSKLGKFFERSITARRVLLFMAILGMCMLIGDGILTPAISVLSAIDGLRGPFPSVSRPVVEALSAAILIGLFLLQKYGTSKVSFLFSPIMAAWTFTTPIIGIYSIVRYYPGIFKAISPHYIALFFLRNKRQGWQLLGGTVLCITGAEAMFADLGHFSKKAIQIAFLSSIYPSLVLTYAGQTAYLINNANDFGDGFYKFVPNPVYWPMFVIATLAAIVASQSLISATFSVIKQSVVLDYFPRVKVVHTSQQKEGEVYSPEVNYILMVLCVGVILGFGGGKEIGNAFGVVVIMVMLITTIMLTLVMIIIWRTPLYLVGMYAVPFVIIEVSYISAVFTKILEGGWLPFAVSMILALIMFVWYYGRQRKIEYEMVNKVTLERLGELLAIPEVQRVPGLCFFYSNIQDGLTPILGHYIKNMSSLHTVTIFVTLRYLLVSKVDERERILVKRLGPDGVYQCTIQYGYADNLSLKGGDDLVAQVTRCLQRHIETNTDRQSTISTEEEVANLKAARLAGVVHVRGKMRFYVGDDAGCFDKVMLLLYEFLHGICRSALPALGMPVQQRVEIGMLYKV from the exons ATGCCATCGACGGCGGCCCACCTGGATCTCGAGGCGGCGGGGCCTCCCCGGCcccgtggcggcggcgcggcggccacCCCGCCACCGGTTGGCAGAGAGACCGAC GTTGGCAATGTCCGCACAAATCTATTCCTCGCATACAAGACTCTTGGTGTTGTTTTTGGTGGCCTTGTTACTTCTCCCCTCTATGTTTATCCATCAATGAACTTGTCGTCTCCCACAGAAGGAGACTACCTGGGAATATACAGTATAATGTTCTGGACTCTTACTTTAATTGGTGTGGTGAAGTATGTAGGCATAGCTCTCAATGCTGATGATCATGGTGAAG GTGGTACATTTGCCATGTATTCTTTGTTGTGTAGACATGCTGATATAGGCATCCTTCCTTCCAAGAGAGTATATTCTGTAGAAGAACCACTGCTTCACGATCAGTCAACAATAGCTAGAAGGCCTAGTAAGCTTGGGAAGTTCTTTGAGCGAAGCATAACTGCAAGAAGGGTATTGTTATTCATGGCAATTCTTGGGATGTGCATGCTCATTGGTGATGGCATATTAACTCCTGCTATTTCAG TTCTGTCAGCTATCGATGGACTACGAGGACCATTCCCTTCTGTTAGTAGAC CTGTTGTGGAAGCCCTGTCTGCAGCAATTCTTATTGGCTTATTCTTGCTGCAAAAGTATGGGACTTCAAAAGTGAGCTTTCTGTTTTCTCCAATCATGGCAGCATGGACTTTCACCACTCCAATCATCGGAATATACAGCATTGTTCGTTACTACCCTGGCATCTTCAAAGCCATTTCGCCACATTATATCGCTCTTTTCTTCCTTAGAAACAAAAGGCAAGGGTGGCAGCTGCTTGGTGGGACTGTTCTATGTATCACAG GTGCGGAAGCTATGTTTGCGGATCTTGGCCACTTCAGCAAAAAGGCTATTCAG ATAGCATTTCTATCCAGCATATATCCTTCTCTGGTCCTCACTTATGCTGGGCAAACAGCATACCTCATTAACAATGCCAATGACTtcggtgatggattctacaaatttGTCCCTAACCCGGTTTACTGGCCCATGTTTGTCATCGCAACACTAGCGGCAATTGTTGCAAGTCAATCCTTAATATCCGCAACATTTTCTGTCATCAAACAGTCAGTTGTTCTGGACTACTTTCCGCGTGTTAAGGTGGTGCACACATCGCAACAAAAGGAAGGGGAGGTTTACTCCCCAGAAGTTAATTACATTCTGATGGTACTGTGTGTTGGTGTTATCCTAGGCTTTGGTGGTGGAAAAGAGATAGGGAATGCTTTCG GTGTTGTTGTCATCATGGTCATGCTCATAACTACAATCATGCTCACTCTTGTGATGATCATCATATGGAGAACGCCACTTTATCTTGTTGGCATGTATGCCGTTCCGTTCGTCATCATTGAAGTGTCCTATATCAGTGCCGTTTTCACCAAGATCCTTGAAGGAGGCTGGCTTCCTTTTGcagtttccatgatccttgcattgaTCATGTTCGTCTGGTACTATGGTAGGCAAAGGAAAATAGAGTACGAGATGGTGAACAAGGTAACCCTGGAGCGCCTTGGTGAGCTCTTGGCAATTCCCGAGGTACAGAGGGTCCCCGGTTTGTGCTTCTTCTACAGCAACATACAGGACGGGCTAACTCCGATACTTGGGCATTACATCAAGAACATGAGCTCACTGCATACAGTCACAATTTTTGTGACCCTTAGGTACCTGCTGGTTTCCAAAGTTGATGAACGGGAAAGGATCCTGGTCAAGAGGCTCGGCCCAGACGGGGTGTACCAGTGCACCATCCAGTATGGCTACGCCGACAACCTGAGTCTCAAAGGTGGTGATGACCTTGTGGCACAGGTCACGCGATGCCTACAACGGCACATTGAGACAAACACCGACCGACAGTCTACTATTTCCACTGAGGAAGAGGTTGCAAACCTGAAGGCGGCGAGGTTGGCAGGTGTCGTTCATGTCCGCGGCAAGATGAGGTTCTATGTGGGGGACGACGCGGGCTGCTTTGACAAGGTCATGCTCCTACTCTACGAGTTCTTGCATGGCATCTGCAGGTCGGCACTGCCGGCTCTCGGGATGCCTGTGCAGCAGCGAGTTGAGATCGGCATGCTGTACAAGGTTTGA
- the LOC127301777 gene encoding probable potassium transporter 17 isoform X2: MISLVGNVRTNLFLAYKTLGVVFGGLVTSPLYVYPSMNLSSPTEGDYLGIYSIMFWTLTLIGVVKYVGIALNADDHGEGGTFAMYSLLCRHADIGILPSKRVYSVEEPLLHDQSTIARRPSKLGKFFERSITARRVLLFMAILGMCMLIGDGILTPAISVLSAIDGLRGPFPSVSRPVVEALSAAILIGLFLLQKYGTSKVSFLFSPIMAAWTFTTPIIGIYSIVRYYPGIFKAISPHYIALFFLRNKRQGWQLLGGTVLCITGAEAMFADLGHFSKKAIQIAFLSSIYPSLVLTYAGQTAYLINNANDFGDGFYKFVPNPVYWPMFVIATLAAIVASQSLISATFSVIKQSVVLDYFPRVKVVHTSQQKEGEVYSPEVNYILMVLCVGVILGFGGGKEIGNAFGVVVIMVMLITTIMLTLVMIIIWRTPLYLVGMYAVPFVIIEVSYISAVFTKILEGGWLPFAVSMILALIMFVWYYGRQRKIEYEMVNKVTLERLGELLAIPEVQRVPGLCFFYSNIQDGLTPILGHYIKNMSSLHTVTIFVTLRYLLVSKVDERERILVKRLGPDGVYQCTIQYGYADNLSLKGGDDLVAQVTRCLQRHIETNTDRQSTISTEEEVANLKAARLAGVVHVRGKMRFYVGDDAGCFDKVMLLLYEFLHGICRSALPALGMPVQQRVEIGMLYKV; encoded by the exons ATGATTAGTCTG GTTGGCAATGTCCGCACAAATCTATTCCTCGCATACAAGACTCTTGGTGTTGTTTTTGGTGGCCTTGTTACTTCTCCCCTCTATGTTTATCCATCAATGAACTTGTCGTCTCCCACAGAAGGAGACTACCTGGGAATATACAGTATAATGTTCTGGACTCTTACTTTAATTGGTGTGGTGAAGTATGTAGGCATAGCTCTCAATGCTGATGATCATGGTGAAG GTGGTACATTTGCCATGTATTCTTTGTTGTGTAGACATGCTGATATAGGCATCCTTCCTTCCAAGAGAGTATATTCTGTAGAAGAACCACTGCTTCACGATCAGTCAACAATAGCTAGAAGGCCTAGTAAGCTTGGGAAGTTCTTTGAGCGAAGCATAACTGCAAGAAGGGTATTGTTATTCATGGCAATTCTTGGGATGTGCATGCTCATTGGTGATGGCATATTAACTCCTGCTATTTCAG TTCTGTCAGCTATCGATGGACTACGAGGACCATTCCCTTCTGTTAGTAGAC CTGTTGTGGAAGCCCTGTCTGCAGCAATTCTTATTGGCTTATTCTTGCTGCAAAAGTATGGGACTTCAAAAGTGAGCTTTCTGTTTTCTCCAATCATGGCAGCATGGACTTTCACCACTCCAATCATCGGAATATACAGCATTGTTCGTTACTACCCTGGCATCTTCAAAGCCATTTCGCCACATTATATCGCTCTTTTCTTCCTTAGAAACAAAAGGCAAGGGTGGCAGCTGCTTGGTGGGACTGTTCTATGTATCACAG GTGCGGAAGCTATGTTTGCGGATCTTGGCCACTTCAGCAAAAAGGCTATTCAG ATAGCATTTCTATCCAGCATATATCCTTCTCTGGTCCTCACTTATGCTGGGCAAACAGCATACCTCATTAACAATGCCAATGACTtcggtgatggattctacaaatttGTCCCTAACCCGGTTTACTGGCCCATGTTTGTCATCGCAACACTAGCGGCAATTGTTGCAAGTCAATCCTTAATATCCGCAACATTTTCTGTCATCAAACAGTCAGTTGTTCTGGACTACTTTCCGCGTGTTAAGGTGGTGCACACATCGCAACAAAAGGAAGGGGAGGTTTACTCCCCAGAAGTTAATTACATTCTGATGGTACTGTGTGTTGGTGTTATCCTAGGCTTTGGTGGTGGAAAAGAGATAGGGAATGCTTTCG GTGTTGTTGTCATCATGGTCATGCTCATAACTACAATCATGCTCACTCTTGTGATGATCATCATATGGAGAACGCCACTTTATCTTGTTGGCATGTATGCCGTTCCGTTCGTCATCATTGAAGTGTCCTATATCAGTGCCGTTTTCACCAAGATCCTTGAAGGAGGCTGGCTTCCTTTTGcagtttccatgatccttgcattgaTCATGTTCGTCTGGTACTATGGTAGGCAAAGGAAAATAGAGTACGAGATGGTGAACAAGGTAACCCTGGAGCGCCTTGGTGAGCTCTTGGCAATTCCCGAGGTACAGAGGGTCCCCGGTTTGTGCTTCTTCTACAGCAACATACAGGACGGGCTAACTCCGATACTTGGGCATTACATCAAGAACATGAGCTCACTGCATACAGTCACAATTTTTGTGACCCTTAGGTACCTGCTGGTTTCCAAAGTTGATGAACGGGAAAGGATCCTGGTCAAGAGGCTCGGCCCAGACGGGGTGTACCAGTGCACCATCCAGTATGGCTACGCCGACAACCTGAGTCTCAAAGGTGGTGATGACCTTGTGGCACAGGTCACGCGATGCCTACAACGGCACATTGAGACAAACACCGACCGACAGTCTACTATTTCCACTGAGGAAGAGGTTGCAAACCTGAAGGCGGCGAGGTTGGCAGGTGTCGTTCATGTCCGCGGCAAGATGAGGTTCTATGTGGGGGACGACGCGGGCTGCTTTGACAAGGTCATGCTCCTACTCTACGAGTTCTTGCATGGCATCTGCAGGTCGGCACTGCCGGCTCTCGGGATGCCTGTGCAGCAGCGAGTTGAGATCGGCATGCTGTACAAGGTTTGA